Proteins encoded within one genomic window of Brassica rapa cultivar Chiifu-401-42 chromosome A09, CAAS_Brap_v3.01, whole genome shotgun sequence:
- the LOC103838531 gene encoding UPF0540 protein At1g62060-like: MNAMKLVVLLIFVGFVCANVGARQLEEVSKETKLGISISKTVTTANGIGAELNYVSVTTTANNYENSNADADAGSGGPSGGGSGTVAKSTTGSVIAEGPDNVTASSISYASGGTTAGAGADSDSAGGSSTADGVAYSVAQGRTGEP, translated from the coding sequence ATGAATGCCATGAAACTTGTTGTCCTTTTGATCTTTGTTGGATTTGTGTGTGCCAATGTTGGCGCAAGGCAGCTCGAGGAAGTGTCCAAAGAGACAAAGTTAGGCATCTCTATTTCCAAAACTGTCACTACCGCCAACGGCATTGGAGCTGAGCTTAACTACGTTTCGGTTACAACTACTGCCAACAATTATGAAAATTCCAATGCTGATGCTGATGCAGGTTCCGGTGGTCCCAGCGGAGGCGGATCTGGAACAGTCGCTAAATCTACCACTGGATCTGTCATTGCAGAAGGTCCCGACAACGTAACTGCTAGTTCTATCAGTTATGCTTCCGGTGGCACCACTGCTGGTGCTGGAGCGGATTCCGATAGTGCTGGGGGCAGTAGTACCGCTGACGGCGTTGCATACAGTGTTGCTCAAGGCAGAACTGGCGAGCCTTGA
- the LOC103838417 gene encoding UPF0540 protein At1g62060 yields the protein MNAMKFVVLLIFVGVVCANVGARKVEEVSKETKLGISIPNTVTTNGIGAELGRVYAVTGADNYENANARAAAGPDGPSTDTSSTVHKSTNGYVDAEGPNASTNTYSTAYGATVANAAAGPNGAGGNGEASGNAYSSASGSTTNSTTDT from the coding sequence ATGAATGCCATGAAGTTTGTTGTCCTTTTGATCTTTGTTGGAGTTGTGTGTGCCAATGTTGGCGCAAGGAAGGTCGAAGAAGTGTCCAAAGAGACGAAGTTAGGCATCTCTATTCCCAACACTGTCACTACCAACGGCATTGGAGCTGAGCTTGGCAGAGTTTATGCTGTAACTGGTGCCGATAATTATGAAAATGCCAATGCTCGTGCTGCTGCAGGTCCCGACGGTCCCAGCACAGATACATCTTCAACTGTCCATAAAAGTACTAATGGATATGTCGATGCAGAAGGTCCCAACGCCAGTACTAATACTTACAGTACCGCTTACGGTGCCACCGTGGCTAATGCTGCAGCGGGTCCCAACGGTGCTGGGGGCAATGGAGAGGCTTCCGGAAATGCATACAGCAGTGCTTCTGGCTCCACCACCAACTCCACCACCGACACTTGA
- the LOC103838415 gene encoding pentatricopeptide repeat-containing protein At1g62260, mitochondrial has protein sequence MSRSRGIFSILRKVHQPSSRKCLRTNSISSSSSSSLGFRATNKELNQMIRSGYIAEARKIFEKLEARNTVTWNTMISGYVKRREMTNARKLFDEMPQRDVVTWNAMISGYVSCGFLEEARKLFDEMLKRDSFTWNTMISGYAKNRRIGEALLLFERMPMRNAVSWSAMISGFCHNGEVSRGVELFMRMPEKDSACLCALVSGLIKNEKLEEAANVLTQYGCVDSGKEDLVFAYNTLVVGYGQRGQVEAARRVFDQIPDICRNYVSWNSMIKAYLKAGDVVSARLLFDQMRDRDTISWNTMIDGYVHVSKMDEALCLFSEMPNRDTHSWNMMVSGYASVGDVELSRDYFERTPEKNIVSWNSIIAAYEKYKDYKEAVEVFIRMNTEGEKPDPHTLTSLLSVSTGLVNLRLGMQMHQIVLKSVIPDVPVHNALITMYSRCGDITDSRRIFDEMRVKREVITWNAMIGGYAFHGNSSEALNLFWSMKSNGIHPSHITFVSVLNACAHAGLVDEARAQFMSMVNEYKIQPQMEHYSSLVDVISRQGRFEEAMGVIKSMPFEPDKTVWGAVLDACRIYNNVGLAHAAAEAMSRLEPESSTPYVLLYNMYADMGLWDEASQVRMRMESKRIKKERASSWV, from the coding sequence ATGAGCCGATCACGAGGTATCTTCTCGATTCTCAGGAAGGTCCATCAACCATCGTCTCGTAAATGTCTACGTACAAACTctatctcttcttcctcttcgtcaAGCTTAGGATTCCGAGCCACGAACAAGGAGCTAAACCAGATGATAAGATCAGGATACATCGCCGAAGCTAGAAAGATATTCGAAAAGCTGGAGGCGAGGAACACAGTGACGTGGAACACAATGATTAGCGGATACGTAAAGAGGAGAGAAATGACTAATGCGCGGAAgctgttcgacgaaatgcctcAGAGAGATGTCGTCACTTGGAACGCTATGATCTCTGGCTACGTTTCTTGCGGGTTTCTCGAGGAAGCGAGGAAGCTGTTCGATGAAATGCTTAAAAGAGATTCCTTTACGTGGAACACGATGATAAGCGGTTACGCTAAGAATCGAAGAATAGGTGAAGCTCTGTTGCTGTTCGAGAGAATGCCTATGAGAAACGCTGTTTCTTGGAGTGCTATGATCAGTGGGTTTTGCCACAACGGTGAAGTGAGTCGCGGGGTTGAGTTGTTTATGAGAATGCCTGAGAAGGATTCAGCTTGTTTATGCGCGCTTGTGTCTGGTTTGATTAAGAACGAGAAGCTGGAGGAAGCTGCGAATGTTTTAACTCAATATGGTTGTGTAGATTCCGGTAAGGAAGATTTGGTGTTTGCTTACAACACATTGGTTGTAGGGTATGGACAGAGAGGACAAGTGGAAGCAGCTCGGCGTGTGTTTGATCAGATTCCTGATATTTGTAGAAACTACGTCTCGTGGAACTCGATGATCAAAGCCTACTTGAAAGCAGGTGACGTGGTCTCTGCGCGGTTGCTGTTTGATCAGATGAGAGACAGAGATACTATTTCTTGGAACACGATGATCGATGGGTATGTGCACGTATCTAAGATGGATGAGGCTTTGTGTTTGTTCTCGGAAATGCCAAACAGAGATACGCATTCTTGGAACATGATGGTGTCTGGTTACGCTAGCGTTGGCGATGTGGAGCTATCTCGTGACTACTTTGAGAGAACGCCTGAGAAAAACATTGTCTCGTGGAACTCGATCATAGCAGCTTATGAGAAGTACAAGGACTATAAAGAAGCTGTTGAAGTTTTTATACGGATGAACACTGAAGGAGAGAAGCCTGACCCTCATACTCTAACTTCTCTCCTAAGCGTATCAACAGGGCTTGTGAATCTGCGGTTAGGAATGCAGATGCACCAAATCGTCCTCAAGAGTGTGATCCCTGACGTGCCGGTTCACAACGCTCTTATCACTATGTATTCGAGATGCGGAGATATAACGGATTCGAGGAGAATCTTCGATGAAATGAGAGTTAAAAGAGAAGTAATCACATGGAATGCGATGATAGGAGGGTATGCTTTTCACGGTAACTCTTCAGAAGCTTTGAACCTGTTCTGGTCAATGAAAAGCAATGGGATACATCCTTCTCATATAACATTTGTCTCGGTTCTGAACGCTTGTGCTCACGCGGGACTCGTCGATGAGGCTAGAGCACAGTTTATGTCCATGGTAAACGAGTACAAGATCCAACCGCAGATGGAACATTATTCTTCGCTGGTGGATGTAATCAGTAGACAAGGGCGGTTTGAGGAGGCCATGGGTGTGATAAAGAGTATGCCTTTTGAGCCAGACAAGACGGTGTGGGGTGCAGTGTTGGATGCTTGTAGGATTTATAACAATGTTGGGCTTGCACATGCTGCAGCTGAAGCAATGTCGAGACTTGAACCAGAGAGCTCGACACCTTATGTATTGTTGTATAACATGTATGCTGACATGGGACTATGGGACGAAGCTTCTCAAGTGAGAATGAGGATGGAGAGTAAAAGGATTAAGAAGGAAAGAGCATCAAGTTGGGTATGA
- the LOC103838414 gene encoding UPF0540 protein At1g62060: MNAMKFVVLLIFVGVVCANVGARQLEEVSKETKLGISIPKTVTTNGIGAGLSRVYAVTSANNYENSNAGAAAGPDGPSADTSATVSKSTYGSVDAEGPATVSAGSDSYTYGGTTAGAAADSDGSGSSGIAYGDASSRTYGTTNP; encoded by the coding sequence ATGAATGCCATGAAGTTTGTTGTCCTTTTGATCTTTGTTGGAGTTGTGTGTGCCAATGTTGGCGCAAGGCAGCTTGAAGAAGTGTCTAAAGAGACAAAGTTAGGCATCTCTATTCCCAAAACTGTCACTACGAACGGCATTGGAGCTGGGCTTAGCAGAGTTTATGCTGTAACTAGTGCCAACAATTATGAAAATTCCAATGCTGGTGCTGCTGCAGGTCCCGACGGTCCCAGCGCAGATACATCTGCAACTGTCTCTAAAAGTACTTATGGATCTGTCGATGCAGAAGGTCCCGCCACCGTAAGTGCAGGTTCTGACAGTTACACTTATGGTGGCACCACTGCTGGTGCTGCAGCGGATTCTGATGGTTCTGGGAGCAGTGGAATCGCTTATGGTGATGCATCCAGCCGTACCTATGGAACCACCAACCCTTGA